Within the Pirellulales bacterium genome, the region CAGCTGGAGGATCCAGCCGATCGACGTCGGTCAGATAGATCGCCTGGAACTTGTCCAGCGAGTGCTTGTTCAAAAAGTCGGGCCGCTCGACCTGCGGCTGCAAGCCGGTCCGCACCGTTCCGCCGGGATAGAAAACCGTATTGAGGAAGCGGGCATTTTTGGCAGTCTGGTCGCCGTCGACGATCAGAATAGGAACGGCTACTGGCAAATCGACGAGGCAATAGCGAACGTTGTCCGCCACCACCGCGTCGCTCGGTAGCTTGGCCGTTACCTGGTGTACTCCGGCGGTAGCGAAGAACACCTCGAAGCGGCGGGTCTCACTTTGACCGGCCCCGATCTGGTCGATCGTAATAGCCGGACGTTCGTGGCCGTCTTCGGCCAGCAGCACGGGTACGTTCTCGACCGGCTCGCTACCAAAATTACGGAGCGTGACTTCGACGGCCACCGGCACGCCCGCGGCTTGCGTGCCGCCCAAAGGAGCAAGCGATGTAATCGCCAAATTGGGTCGCGCCGTGTCGACGCAGTTGATCATGTACAACTGGGCGATCGACGGTGAAAGCCGCGCGAGGCTAGCGGCCACGGCATCGGGCTCTTGCCAATCGCGGGCGCGGAAATCCGAAACGACGTACATCACCGTCTCTTCGCCGCCGGTTTCCGCCAAGGTCTGCTCGACGGCCGCGAGCGCGGGCTCCAATCCCACGGCCTGCTGCGAGGCCTCGATAGGACGCAACTTGCTATCGAGTTGCTCTTCGAAGCTGGTATCGACGCGCTCTTGCAAGAAATCAAACTGCGTGCCGCCGTTGATGCCGGCCTTGCTCAAGCGCAAGACGGTGAACGTCTGCGGCGTGGCCTGCCGCGCGGCCTGCGCCGCCAACCGCCCGACCAGGCGCTTGGCCTCTTCGAAGGCGCTGGTGCTGGCCCAACGGTCGGACATCGAGAAGCTGTCGTCGAGCAATACGACGTGATGGGTTTTCACCTCGCCGAACATCCGTCCCCATTGGTTCTTCAACAGCGGCTGCGCCAAGATCAGCACGACGGCCGCCACGATCGCCAATCGCAATAACAGCAGCAGCAGCTCTTTGAGCTTGATCCAAGTGCTGCTTTTCTTGCGGCTGGCGAGCAGGAATTCCATCGCCGCCCACTGCACGCGGCGCTGCCGCACGAGATTGATCATGTGGATCAATATCGGTACGGCGAGGATCAGCAATCCCCACAGTAGACCTTGATTTACGAATGAGGACGCCATGCTTCGGTCAATCGCGAGGGGGGAGACTTTTTCCGCAGGTTCCGCAGTGCAGGGGGTTAGTTACGATGGTGCATGCCCAGCCGGCTGCTCAGGTACGTTGCCAGAGCCACGTCCAGAGGATGGCTGGTGCGGATCAACGCATAGTCGACGACGTGCTGCGCGCAGCCGCGTCGCAATTCGTCGAGATAGGTGTGCAGCGCCGCCAGGTAGCCTTCGCGCAAGGCCCGCGGATTGCACGTCAGGTGTTCGGGCAGCTCCAAGCCGTCGAAGCGGGTGGGGCCATTGAAATCGAAATCCAGCTCGTCGTCGTCCATCACGTGAAATACCAGCACGTCGTGTCCGCGCTGCTTGAGCAGTCGCAAGCCCTTGAAGAGGCCCGGCCGGTCGACCAGTAGATCCGAGATCAGCACGATCATGCCGCGACGCGGAGACCTTTCGACCACGTCGCGAAGAATCCGGTACAAATCGGTCTTTTCCTCCGGCGCGCTGACGTCCAGTGCCTGAATGATCGATTGCAGGTGCGTGCGCTTGCTGCGCGGCGGCACAGCCACGCGCGTGGTCTGATCGAACGACACGCAACCGACCGAGTCCTGTTGGCGCAACAGCAGATAAGCCAGGCTGGCCGCGATTGTGCAGCCGTAGGCGTACTTGTTCAAGGGGCCTGTGCCGTACTGCATGCTGCCCGATACGTCGACCAGCAGCGTGCAGCGAAGGTTGGTCTCTTCTTCATACTGCTTGACGTAATAGCGGTCCTGCTTGGCCCACACCTTCCAGTCGATATGCCGCGGATCATCTCCGCGCGTGTACTCGCGGTGCTGCAGGAACTCGATCGATTGACCGAAGTAGGGGCTGCGGTGAATGCCGGACAAGAATCCTTCGACGATGTGCCGGGCGCGCATCTCGAGGTGCGCAATCCGTCCGACCGTCTCAGGATGCAAAAATCTTTTGGAATCGGACGTCATTGGTCAACTCGTCTTCTTTCGTGGGGGTCGCTTCGAGCAGTCGGTCGATCACGTCATCGGTGGTTATGCCCTCGCTCTCGGCGGCAAAATTCACCACCAGCCGGTGTCGCAGCACAGGCTTGGCGAGCGCTTGGATATCGTCCGTCGTGACATACGTGCGGCCACGCAACAGGGCGCGGGCCTTGCCCCCCAGCACCAAGAATTGCACAGCCCGGGGTCCAGCGCCCCAGTTCAACTGGTCCTGGATGAACTCCGGCGACCCCACCTCGTGGACGCGCGTCTGACGCACCAGCGACAAGCAATAGCGGATGACGTGGTCCGAAACGGGCACCTCGCGCACCAACCGTTGCAGGGCCAGGATTTCGTCGGCCGTGAGCACCGGGATCACGTGGTCGACCATCGTGGCCGTGGTCCGGCGGGCGATCTCGAATTCCTCGTCGAACGAGGGATACTTTACGAACACCTTGAACATGAAGCGGTCCTGCTGCGCTTCGGGCAGCGGATACGTCCCTTCTTGCTCGATCGGATTTTGCGTGGCCAGCACGAAGAACGGGTCGGGCAGCCGATGGCGCACCCGGCCGGCCGTGATCTGGCGTTCCTGCATCGCTTCGAGCAATGCCGCCTGCGTTTTGGGCGGCGTGCGATTGATTTCGTCGGCCAGGATGATGTTGCCGAACAGCGGGCCCTGCAAGAAACGGAATTCGCGCGCGCCCGTCGAGCGGTTCTCTTCCAGGATCTCGGTGCCGGTGATGTCGGCCGGCATCAAGTCCGGTGTGAATTGGATGCGGCTGAACGACAGGTTGAGCGTGCGGCTAAGCGTGCTGATCAGCAACGTCTTGGCGAGCCCCGGCACACCTTCCAGCAGACAATGCCCGCGGCTGAAGAGCGAGATCAGGAGTTCCTCAATGACCTCGTGCTGACCGACGATCACTTCGGATAGCTGCTGGAGGATCTTTTCTCGCGCCAGGC harbors:
- a CDS encoding BatA domain-containing protein, encoding MASSFVNQGLLWGLLILAVPILIHMINLVRQRRVQWAAMEFLLASRKKSSTWIKLKELLLLLLRLAIVAAVVLILAQPLLKNQWGRMFGEVKTHHVVLLDDSFSMSDRWASTSAFEEAKRLVGRLAAQAARQATPQTFTVLRLSKAGINGGTQFDFLQERVDTSFEEQLDSKLRPIEASQQAVGLEPALAAVEQTLAETGGEETVMYVVSDFRARDWQEPDAVAASLARLSPSIAQLYMINCVDTARPNLAITSLAPLGGTQAAGVPVAVEVTLRNFGSEPVENVPVLLAEDGHERPAITIDQIGAGQSETRRFEVFFATAGVHQVTAKLPSDAVVADNVRYCLVDLPVAVPILIVDGDQTAKNARFLNTVFYPGGTVRTGLQPQVERPDFLNKHSLDKFQAIYLTDVDRLDPPAVTALENYVKAGGGVMFFLGEHAQPKFYNDRLYREGQGLFPAPLLRETQLLLDRLEKGADIEPLDHGALRIFAGERNSYLAGVTVERYFSVPKGWAPAADSGTQVIARLRNGDPLAIEHKLGKGRVVAMLTTAAPVWNNWGRNPSYVVALLELQSYLAAGEARQESRLVGTPIALNLDAARYQPQVRFLPPSNGDATPVTVDAAMTGAGLSASLPDTSTSGVYEVQLSTTDNQEESRRFAFNIEPDEGDLAVVDRDHLAARLPGVRYEYRAADDFQVTAHELAGSNLSDWLLYVLVGILVGEQMLAYSASYHPKAKGRTT
- a CDS encoding DUF58 domain-containing protein; this encodes MTSDSKRFLHPETVGRIAHLEMRARHIVEGFLSGIHRSPYFGQSIEFLQHREYTRGDDPRHIDWKVWAKQDRYYVKQYEEETNLRCTLLVDVSGSMQYGTGPLNKYAYGCTIAASLAYLLLRQQDSVGCVSFDQTTRVAVPPRSKRTHLQSIIQALDVSAPEEKTDLYRILRDVVERSPRRGMIVLISDLLVDRPGLFKGLRLLKQRGHDVLVFHVMDDDELDFDFNGPTRFDGLELPEHLTCNPRALREGYLAALHTYLDELRRGCAQHVVDYALIRTSHPLDVALATYLSSRLGMHHRN
- a CDS encoding MoxR family ATPase, producing MTAENNSLNESSAIRQLGLAREKILQQLSEVIVGQHEVIEELLISLFSRGHCLLEGVPGLAKTLLISTLSRTLNLSFSRIQFTPDLMPADITGTEILEENRSTGAREFRFLQGPLFGNIILADEINRTPPKTQAALLEAMQERQITAGRVRHRLPDPFFVLATQNPIEQEGTYPLPEAQQDRFMFKVFVKYPSFDEEFEIARRTTATMVDHVIPVLTADEILALQRLVREVPVSDHVIRYCLSLVRQTRVHEVGSPEFIQDQLNWGAGPRAVQFLVLGGKARALLRGRTYVTTDDIQALAKPVLRHRLVVNFAAESEGITTDDVIDRLLEATPTKEDELTNDVRFQKIFAS